In the Gasterosteus aculeatus chromosome X, fGasAcu3.hap1.1, whole genome shotgun sequence genome, one interval contains:
- the lrrc10 gene encoding leucine-rich repeat-containing protein 10 gives MGNAVRGAVAFVPSERCQRYLVGDLREMPPDRTLDLSGRQLRRLPVAACVFHELVKLYLSDNNLSTLPAEVQGLKKLQLLALDFNCFEELPAAVCRLPQLSILYLGNNKLYSLPGELSQLKELNTLWLETNCFTVFPQVVCELPNLKTLHLGYNQIESLPTELRLLEELRSIWLAGNQLAAFPSVLLEMHFLAVIDVDRNKIRHFPGLSHLQGLKLVIYDHNPCVNPPVVGEGVRRVGRWADSPDDVPEGDGSKAAGETAAQVTEVQPEEEPSVRGQGTE, from the coding sequence ATGGGTAACGCCGTGCGAGGCGCCGTCGCCTTCGTTCCCTCGGAGCGCTGTCAGCGCTACCTGGTGGGGGACCTGAGGGAAATGCCCCCCGATCGGACCCTGGACCTCAGCGGGCGGCAGTTGCGCCGGCTGCCGGTCGCCGCCTGCGTCTTCCACGAGCTGGTGAAGCTCTACCTGAGTGACAACAACCTCAGCACTCTACCTGCCGAGGTGCAGGGCctgaagaagctgcagctctTGGCCCTGGACTTTAACTGCTTTGAGGAGCTCCCTGCGGCGGTCTGCAGACTGCCTCAGCTCAGCATCCTTTACCTGGGCAACAACAAGCTTTACAGCCTCCCCGGAGAACTGAGCCAGCTCAAGGAACTGAACACTCTGTGGCTCGAGACTAATTGCTTCACGGTTTTTCCACAGGTAGTTTGTGAGCTCCCTAACTTAAAGACCCTGCACCTCGGTTATAACCAGATAGAGAGTTTACCAACTGAGCTGAGATTGCTGGAGGAGCTTCGGAGTATTTGGCTCGCCGGGAACCAGCTGGCGGCGTTCCCGTCGGTGTTGCTGGAAATGCACTTCTTAGCCGTCATCGACGTGGATCGAAACAAAATACGTCACTTCCCGGGCCTGTCTCACCTGCAGGGGTTGAAACTGGTCATCTATGACCACAACCCCTGCGTTAATCCCCCCGTGGTGGGCGAGGGAGTCCGAAGAGTCGGGCGGTGGGCGGACAGCCCGGACGATGTGCCGGAAGGGGACGGGTCCAAAGCGGCGGGCGAGACTGCGGCGCAGGTCACGGAGGtgcagccggaggaggagcCTAGCGTACGGGGTCAAGGAACAGAGTGA